The Candidatus Rokuibacteriota bacterium nucleotide sequence TCGGCCTGGCTCGACCTGCCGGGGCCCCGGACACCACCCCCGCCCGACCCGGGGCCGGGCCGTCCGCCCCCGCAAAATGATCGGCTGCGGGGCGCCGGCTCCGCACCAGGAGGAGAGCCCCATGCGACGCCCCGTCCCGCGGCTCCCAGGCCGCCTCCCGCTCCTCGCTCCGCTCCTCGCGCTCACGCTCCTGGCCCTGGCCGGGGCGGGAGCGCCGACGGAGGCGCAGACGGCGCTGGACATCATGCGGAAGCAGCGGGACCTGCAGCGCGTGAAGGACGAGCAAGAGGTCCAGCAGATGGACGTGATCAACAAGGCGGGCGTGGCGAAGCAGCGCCGGGTGGTCCGCCACACCCTCACCGACAAGCGGGACCTCAGCAAGATCCTGCTCCGTTTCCTGGCGCCGCGGGACGTGGAGAACACGGGCCTCCTCACCTGGGAGGCGAAGGGCGGCGACGACGACCAGTGGCTCTACCTCCCCGCCACGAAGAAGGTCAAGCGCATCGCCTCCAGCGGGAAGAAGAACCGCTTCATGGGAACGGATTTCGCCTTCGAGGACCTGAGGCCCGAGAACCTCGAGCTGCACCGGTACAACCTCCTTGGCTCCGAGGCCGTCGAGGGGCAGGACTGCTGGGTGATCGAGGCCGTCCCGGCGACGGAGCGGCAAGCCGCCGACAGCGGCTACAGCAAGCGCAAGCTCTGGGTGCGCAAGGACAGCCACTACACGATCAAGCGCGAGTACTACGACAGGAAGGGGAAGCTCGAGAAGATCGAGCACAGCCGCGCCCTCGTGAACGTGCTGGGCACGGTCTGGCGGGCCAACCAGATCGAGATGCGCGACGTGCAGGAGGGGACACGCACGGTCGTGAAGGTGGAGAGCCGCGCCCTCAACAAGGGGCTCGGCGACGCCCTCTTCACCGAGGCCGCGCTGATCGCGGGCGGGTCGTAAGGGCCCGGGCGCCCCGGAGCCACCCGGCGCCATGAAGCGCGCGCTCCTCTGGGTCCTCGACCACCCGGGGCTGACACTCGGGCTCGTCGCCGCCCTCACGCTCTACTTCGCCCTCCAGGTCCCCCGCCTCGAGATCGACGCCTCGGCCGAGGGCCTCATGGTCGAGAAGGATCCCGCGCGGGCCTACTACGACCAGGTCAAGCAGCGCTTCGGCAGCGACAATCTGACCATCGTCCTGGTCAAGGCCGACGACGTCTTCGCGCGGCCCGTGCTCGAGGCCGTCAAGCGCCTCTCCGACGCCCTCGAGCGGATCGAGGGCGTCACCCGCGTGGAGAGCCTGACGACCGTCAACAACATCAAGGGCGAGGGGGATCAGCTCAACACCGACCCGCTCGTCGGGGCCGCCGTGCCGCGCGACCCGGCTGCGCTCGCCCGGATCCGCGCCGACGCCCTGGGCAGCCGGGTCTTCGTGGGCAACATCGTGTCGGCGCGCGCGACGGCCACCGCGATCAACGTCTACACCGATCCCGCCGCGGGGGACAAGCAGTTCAACCGGCGCTTCGCGGAGCGGGTCGACGCCCTGATCGCCGGGGTCGCGACCCCCGGCCTCAGCCTCTACCAGATGGGCACCCCCCTCACGAAGGTCACCTTCGCGGACTACATCCAGCAGGACCAGGTGAACCTCATCCCGATCTCGGTGGGAGTGCTCCTCCTGGTCCTCCTGGTAGCCTTCCGCATGCTCCAGGGCGTCGTCATTCCCCTCGTCACGGGACTCGTGAGCATCGCCTGGGGGCTCGGGCTGATGGCGATCTTCGGGCTCCCGGTGAACGTCATCACCGCCATCATCCCGTCGCTCCTCATCGCCATCGGCTTCACGGAAGACGTTCACATGATCTCGGAGTACCACCACCTGCTAGAGGCCGGCCACGACAAGGTCACGGCCCTCCGCCGGATGATCGAGCAGTCGGCGCTCCCGATCCTCATCACCACCTTCACGACCGTCGTCGGCTTCGGGAGCCTCGTCACCACCGACATCACGATGCTGATCCAGTTCGGCTGGGCGTCGTCCCTGGGGCTCACCGCGAACTTCATCGTCACGGTGACGGTGTTGCCCATCATGCTGAAGTGGTGGTCGGTCCCGCGGCGCATCCACGTGGCGGCGTTCGAGGACGAGTCCGAGCGGGGCGGTATCCCGCGGGCGATGGAGTGGCTCGGGCGGATGAACCTGAAGTACCGGCGGCCGATCCTGGCGGTCGCCG carries:
- a CDS encoding outer membrane lipoprotein-sorting protein, whose translation is MRRPVPRLPGRLPLLAPLLALTLLALAGAGAPTEAQTALDIMRKQRDLQRVKDEQEVQQMDVINKAGVAKQRRVVRHTLTDKRDLSKILLRFLAPRDVENTGLLTWEAKGGDDDQWLYLPATKKVKRIASSGKKNRFMGTDFAFEDLRPENLELHRYNLLGSEAVEGQDCWVIEAVPATERQAADSGYSKRKLWVRKDSHYTIKREYYDRKGKLEKIEHSRALVNVLGTVWRANQIEMRDVQEGTRTVVKVESRALNKGLGDALFTEAALIAGGS